A part of Pectinatus sottacetonis genomic DNA contains:
- a CDS encoding TolC family protein, with product MKQNHLLILPLLLFATVFFYSPSGYCQSLSIQEAVKMALQNNLDIKIAARKEDQALAELSGTKSQYGVTISLGSNFSISDGITDGIQKEFERDNTTSLSANYPLYSAGKDKINTNIKEQALHQSKLNTIRTAENIKNDTIKAYYDVLEAQKTVDVDKESVDNYQKHLNNVNQLYSAGSVPKSDLLRSQVALSNATQTLIKAKNTYNIDIITLKNIIKMNRDEPLLLTDDFKYTVFNKALPYCLEYATIHRNDLKEAKIDYLIAQKNIDLSKADYKPTVSASVSTGWSKQVMPSENDHDYTVGISADWNVFDNGLTKANIKASEAELEQAQLTLQQKNDSIDLEVRQAYFNMREAEKRFKSTQTTIAQAEEDLFIAQEKYKVGAGIILDIIDAQLALSTARLNHISAQYDYARYKTELQNSMGMNKEDI from the coding sequence ATGAAACAGAATCATTTGCTTATTTTACCACTTCTTTTGTTTGCCACAGTATTTTTTTATAGTCCTTCCGGCTACTGTCAAAGTCTTTCCATACAGGAAGCCGTTAAAATGGCTTTGCAAAATAATCTCGATATAAAAATAGCTGCCAGAAAAGAAGACCAGGCTCTTGCTGAATTATCAGGAACCAAATCACAATACGGGGTAACTATATCTTTGGGAAGTAATTTTTCCATATCTGACGGTATTACGGATGGTATACAAAAAGAATTTGAAAGAGATAATACCACCAGTTTATCAGCTAATTATCCTTTGTATTCTGCCGGAAAAGATAAAATCAATACAAACATTAAAGAACAAGCTTTACATCAAAGCAAACTAAATACTATACGCACTGCTGAAAATATAAAAAATGATACTATCAAGGCTTATTATGATGTTTTAGAAGCACAAAAAACTGTTGATGTAGATAAGGAATCTGTTGATAATTACCAGAAACATTTAAATAATGTAAATCAATTATATAGTGCCGGCAGTGTTCCCAAATCCGATCTACTTCGTTCCCAAGTGGCTTTATCTAATGCCACTCAGACCTTGATAAAAGCAAAAAACACTTATAATATTGATATAATAACATTAAAAAATATTATAAAAATGAATCGTGACGAACCACTCTTACTCACCGATGATTTTAAATATACAGTTTTCAATAAAGCTCTGCCATACTGCCTGGAATATGCTACTATCCATCGAAATGATCTGAAGGAAGCAAAAATAGATTACCTTATCGCCCAAAAGAATATAGATCTGTCCAAGGCAGATTATAAACCTACAGTAAGTGCTTCTGTAAGCACGGGCTGGAGTAAACAAGTCATGCCTAGTGAAAACGACCACGATTATACAGTAGGAATTTCAGCTGACTGGAATGTTTTTGACAATGGACTAACTAAAGCTAATATAAAGGCTTCCGAAGCAGAATTAGAACAAGCACAGCTTACACTCCAGCAAAAAAATGACTCTATAGATTTAGAAGTACGCCAAGCATACTTTAATATGCGTGAGGCAGAAAAAAGATTCAAATCCACTCAGACTACTATTGCCCAGGCAGAAGAAGATCTATTTATCGCCCAGGAAAAATATAAAGTTGGTGCTGGTATTATCCTGGATATAATCGATGCCCAGCTCGCTTTGTCAACGGCAAGACTGAATCACATAAGTGCCCAATATGATTATGCCCGCTATAAAACTGAACTCCAAAACAGTATGGGTATGAATAAGGAGGATATTTAA